The [Clostridium] scindens ATCC 35704 nucleotide sequence TTACTTTCTGAATTTCCAAGTGCAGATGCTGTTGCAAACGCACACCTCACAAGGCTTTCCAACCTGCTCTCTGAAAGTTCTAAAGGCAGATATGGGAAAGATACTGCTGTCATGTTTCGTGACGCTGCAAGAGGTTCTATCGGTTCTCATATGCCTGCAAAGTCTTTGGAACTAAAACACACCATCAAGCTCATTCAGGAATTAACGATTGAGATTAATGAAATCGAAGCAGCCATCAAACGAATCATGGATGAAGAGATCCATTCTCCCATCCTTACCATTCCTGGTATCAGTTACCGGATGGGCGCAATGATCATTGCTGAGATTGGGGATTTCTCTCGTTTTGATTCCGCAGATAAGATACTCGCATATGCAGGAATGTCTCCCTCCACTTATCAATCGGGACAGTTAGATAACTGTTATTCCCATATGGAGAAACGAGGTTCCAGATACCTTCGGTATGCCCTTTACAATGCCACAAAATATGTCTGCCAGTGGGATGAATCCTTTCGTGTATATCTAGAAAAGAAACGTTCAGAAGGCAAGCATTATAATGTTGCATTATCTCATACCTCCAAGAAACTTGTGCGATTGATTTTTGCACTGGAAAAATCAGGACAAGCATACCTTCCAACAACTTAATTCTTTTCTGTAAATATCTCCTTTTAGAGCACCTGTAAAGATGCTCTTGTTGTCATGCAGTTTTCAAGGTTCAAAAATATCTGAAATGCATTTCTGCAATTCATTCATAAAACTTTCATTTTAGACTTGACTTTTAATAGTTAGTCTTTCTGCTTTCAGCTCTTTTTCTGCGCCCATGCTGATAAATAGGGGTAAAACAATCTTTTCCATAGATTGTTTATCAAGCTGTGTTACTTTCTCTTTGAGACGGCTTTTGTCAATCGTGCGCACCTGTTCAAAGAGAATAATTGAATTTTCGGGAAGCCCGTCAACATCTTCCAAATAGTAATGTGTCGGCAGCTTCGTTTTCTTTCGTACTCGGCTCGTAATGGCAGCAACAATGACCGTAGGGCTGAACCTGTTTCCTGTATCATTGGAAAGAATGAGGACAGGTCTTGTGCCGCCCTGTTCAGAGCCGATATGCGGATCAAGTTTTGCGTAGTAAATATCTCCACGCCTGACAGTTCTTTTCATTATAAATGCCCTCCAATCTATATTTGACATACAGTTTCTGTCTATGTAATAAGCCAGACGAAAGGCTTTGTGAGGTCGGGAGCATATAAAACAAAGCTCTGTTCTCATTGATAACCTTGTATCTGGCTTTATGATCATGGCATTTCTATTTGTCCTCGACACCCCGAAATGCAAATGCGTAAAAGCGTAGGGAAATCGCCAAACGGTCAGCAGCGAACTGACTCCACGGGAGTTTCACCCCAACTGACGGTCTGCCAGAGCCGCCCTCATTGCCTGCGGCGGATTGGATACCGCTCGGACTGTGACTGGACGGGAGTACCATTATGCTCTTTGTGGGTTATGGCGAAACCGGGGGCTACCCGATATTTGGAGTCAGTATAGGCTCGCTCACCACCTTTCATCGCTATTTGCTTGTCGGCAGGTCTTGGCGTACTGCTCCGTACGCTTATGCTCATCACAATCACAAAGAGGAAGTATTTGGCGAATGACTTATTTGGTTGTCAAGGAACAATCCTGTTTTCGCCACACAAAGGAAAACAGGGTGGAGGATTTCGTCCTCTCACCCTGTCGCCAGTGGGAAACTATCAATTTCCCCTCATATTAAAATATTTTTTTATTTTTTCTTTCAACCTGTCCATACGCCTGTAAATCGCCTTTTCGGTAATCTTTAGATACCTGGCGATTTCATGGGTGCTATACCCCTGGATCTTCATCAGAACAATCTGAAGGGTAAGCCTGTCCACTGTGATCAATACATGATACAATTCCTGATTGTCAATTACCATCTTTGATATAGTGCCAATATTCTCGAATTACCCTTTGACAAAATTACCTCTGAGGATTTCTCAGCATTTATGAGGATACTAAGCCTGTTCAAACTACTAAAGAATCCCAATAATATGAGGAGGAAAGTCCGGTCACAAGTCTATCACAGTGCTAAGAAAAGAAAGAAGAGATAAGACTAAATGAAGTGATGCCGACTTGACCATTTGACTTTCTATGTTTTAGAAAACATCATGAGTCAAATATGGCAGAAAATGTGTAGTCAAAAACATATCTGTTCTGGATGAGAGGCAATTGACCGTCTCCTGTATAACTCTATAGTTACTCTCAAAGCAATCTGACCGAGACTATCAATAATAATGTGATTCAACCGTCTTAAAACACATATAATTTTGTGATTTAGCTTGTATTATTTGCTATTTTTGTATATAATAAAAGTGTGATTAAAAACACTAAATTTATCATAAAAGCGTGATGGGGTGTATATATGGAACGATTGATTTTAAGGGAACTGCTGAACTGGAAGAATTCTCCCTATCGCAAGCCTCTGATTTTGAAAGGTGTGCGCCAAGTAGGTAAGACCTGGATTCTGAAAGAATTCGGCAAACGCTACTACGAGAATACTGCTTATTTTAACTTTGATGAAAACGAAGAATACAAGCAATTTTTTGAAACCACAAAAGATGTAGACCGGATTTTGCAGAATCTGATGCTGGCAAGTGGTCAGAAGATTCTGCCAGAAAAGACCCTTATTATTTTTGACGAGGTACAGGACTGCCCCAAGGTCATCAATTCCATGAAGTATTTCTGTGAGAATGCACCGCAGTATCATATTGCCTGCGCTGGTTCTCTCCTGGGTATTGCCTTAACAAAGCCTTCTCCCTTTCCGGTAGGTAAAGTCAACTTTATGCAGATTGACCCCATGACTTTTACAGAATTTTTGTTAGCCAACGGGGATGCGAATCTTGCAAATTATCTGGAGACAGTAAACACTATCGAACCGATTCCTGATGCCCTTTTTAATCCTCTATATGAAAAGATGAAGATGTACTATGTAACCGGTGGTATGCCGGAATCCGTCAAGATGTGGACGGAGGCACGGGATGTAGATGCCATGCAGGAAGCCTTGTCTGGAATTATTGGCGCCTATGAGCGTGATTTTGCCAAACACCCCAATATCAGCGAATTCCCCAAGATTTCGATGATATGGAAATCCATACCGTCCCAGTTGGCAAGAGAAAACAAAAAGTTTATCTATAAGGTAGTCAAAGTAGGGGCACGGGCCCGTGAATACGAGGATGCCTTGCAGTGGCTGGTGGATGCCCGACTGGTGCATAAGATCTACCGCAGTACTGCTCCTGGCCTGCCTATAGCTGCCTATGATGACCTCTCTGCCTTTAAGATTTATCTGGTAGATGTGGGACTGCTCCGCAGACTGGCGCAACTCGCACCGACTGCCTTTGGCGAGGGTAATCGGTTATTTACCGAGTTCAAAGGTGCATTAACCGAAAATTTTGTGCTTCAAACTTTGATTACACAGTTTGAAGTGACTCCTCGGTACTGGACGCAAACAAATCCTCCTTATGAGGTGGATTTCCTGATTCAGCGTGAAAACGATATTTTCCCTGTGGAGGTCAAGTCCGAAGCCAATACCACCAGCAGGAGCCTTAAGAAATTCAAAGAGTTGTTCCCGGATCAAGTTAAACTCCGTGTCCGATTCTCACTGGATAATCTGAAACTGGATGATGATGTACTGAACATCCCACTGTTTATGGCGGATCAGACTGATCGGCTGATTGGCTTGGCAATGGAGAAACGGCTAAGATAACTCACATTGACCAATTTCTCTCCATAATTCAAAAAATCATTGAGGCGAATAGAATGAATCAATATAATGAAATCTCTACACTTCAATATATGGGAAGTAAAGCACGTATCATTTCTCATATATGTGATCCAATAATTAAGAATAAGTCAATTAAAACCGTTGTTGATCTATTTGCAGGAACAGGTTCTGTTGGCTATGCTCTTAAGTCATATAAAAATGTCATTAGCAACGACATTGAGTACTACGCATATATCATTAACCAGGCTATATTGAACGGATGTAATTTTTCTGAGTTAGAAGAAGCTTCATTTTGGGCAGTTGTAGAACAAAAATATACGCTTCTGCAAGAAAAAGTATCGACTGCTCTATTCGCAGAAAAAACCTTTTTTGTTGATAACGTAGACTATAAGCTATACCAGACCTTTTGCGAAAAAACACCATCTGTATTTGAACCTCATAGCGACGATCCCCGAATGAAAGAACTTACAGAGTTGGTTTCTCATGTAATTCCAGGGAATGAGCCTGCTCTCGACTTCCCCTGCTTATTTTTAACTTACTTTGCTAATGCTTATTTTGGCATTGCACAATGTTGTCAAATTGATGCGTTGCGTAGCGTCATTGAACAGGTAATGGATAAACATACCAAAAATGTTCTATTAACCGTCCTAATGTCTGTCATGAGCACAGCGGCTTCTACAACAACACATTTTGCCCAGTTCTTAAAAGTGAAAAGCAAATCAACATGCAATAATTTGCTTACCAAAAGAAAAATCAACATCATTGAAGAGTGTAAGGTATTAATGAAAGAGTACCGGAAATCGGGATTGTGCTCCCAAAATGAATACACAACATTTGATTGTTATAACCTTGATTTTTCTGAATGCTTAGATTCTATTGTTTTAAACAAAAGCACTCTGGTATACGCTGATCCCCCTTATTTCAAAGAGCATTATTCCAGATACTACCACGTGCTAAATACACTGTGCTTATACGATTACCCGGCAATGGCTATTAATCCTCAGACGCATGAACTTTCGATTGGTAGATATAGAGAAGACAGACGGGTATCAGACTTTGGCAAAAAGGCTAAAGCTTTAGGAGCATTTGAGACGCTTATCACAAAATGTGCCACAGCCGGGACGTGGTTAATGATTAGTTACTCTGATAATTCCATCGTAGACATTACTGATCTACAAACATTGGCTGAAAAACAATACGATGTTCTTATTGAAAAAGTAGAACTTAGCCATTCAAAACAAGGTCGCAGTTCGATATCAAAGGTTGATGAATACATTTTCATTTGTCGTCCTAAGGAGTTTGTTCACGACGTGAATGAGAAATTGTTAGTGGTCAAAGAACTCAAACCAATCGTTGATAACCCCGCTGGCTTTATGCACAACTATATGGCACGTAAACCATATAATGTTGTCTCTGAAATAATCAAACGGTTTTGTCCTGATAACGGATGTATATATGATCCTATGTTTGGTTCTGGTACTACCATCATTGAGGCAAGCAAGCTCGGACGGAAAGCTATTGGTACAGATATCAATCTTCTCGCATATAAGCTGTGTAAAACATCTCTTTCGAAATGGGACCTGAACCAAGTTGAAATAGAGATTGATTCGTTCTGCGAGGAAGTTCGTTCTGCATGCAATCCTCTATATATGTTTGTTGAAGAGGATGAAAATCGCATATTAGAGAGATGCCATTTTGATAGACATGGTGCAGAACTTGTTCCGACGATGTATTGGTATAAATTACAAAAAAAGGGGAAGTTAACTGGTCGAAAAAAAGCAGTTGCATCAAATGAATTTATTGTGCAGTATAAGATGTTTAAACACAACGATAAGCAAAATATTGACGATCAGGCATTGATCCCTAACTCACGAATTGCTATTAAACCTAATGCGACAGTGTACAGTTATTTCTGCAATAGAAATTTGGTTGCAATCGACCGAATAATCGGTATTCTTCATTCGCATCAAAACAGTTATTGCTACGATATTTTAGAATTGCTTGTTTCGTCGGCAATCAATTTGATTAAGTTATCGGATAAAAAAGCATCCAGTCAGATGCCATATTGGCTTCCCCAAAAGGATGTTACTTCAAGAAATGCTGTCATGATAATAGAACAAAAAGCGACTGCTTTTAAGGAAGGATTAAAATATCTTAGCGAAAAATGCAAAAGCTTTGTTGATGAGAAAAATATAGTTCTCAAGAATATGCCTGCGCAGAACATTTCAATAGATCTACTTCCAAACGAATCTGTTGATTTAATTTTGACCGATCCTCCCTATACAGATCAGGTTCCGTATCTCGAGTATAACCAGCTTTGGTATAAGGTGATGGGATGGCAAGGATTTACGGACGAGTCATTAGAAGATGAACTGGTTGTTTCTGATGCCCCAAGTCGAAATAAGAATGGTGACGATTTCAATCGTGTTTTCGAGGCGATTCTTAGCCGCATTTCTCCTGCCTTGAAAACAAACGGATATTTCATAATGTTTTACCATTCGTTTGATTTGAAATCGTGGAGCGATATTCTCAAGACGATGCAGGAACATGGTTTGGCATATTGTGGTCAGATTCCAAGTGCTACACCAAGAAAGTCCTTTAAAACAATTATGACTCCTAAAGGCACGCTTAATGGTAACTATATCGTTGTATTCCAGAAAAGAGCAATCAGTGAAGCACCACAATTTAACGGAACTATAGACGAGGCAAAAAAGCTTGCGGTTGAATGCGCAAAGAGAATCATTACAGAACGTAAAGAGGTAACATCTCAAGATCTGTACGATTGTGGTATGCTCA carries:
- a CDS encoding IS110 family RNA-guided transposase — translated: MIYVGIDVAKDKHDCFITNSDGEVLFKPFTISNNREGFETLFERISSVSDDLNKVKVGLEATGHYSYNLLGFLLDKGLPTYVINPLHTNLYRKSLSLRKTKTDKVDSRTIATMMMSDMNLKSYSNTSYHNEELKSLTRYRFDKVKERAKLKSSVSRLVCILFPELEKLVPTLHMASIYALLSEFPSADAVANAHLTRLSNLLSESSKGRYGKDTAVMFRDAARGSIGSHMPAKSLELKHTIKLIQELTIEINEIEAAIKRIMDEEIHSPILTIPGISYRMGAMIIAEIGDFSRFDSADKILAYAGMSPSTYQSGQLDNCYSHMEKRGSRYLRYALYNATKYVCQWDESFRVYLEKKRSEGKHYNVALSHTSKKLVRLIFALEKSGQAYLPTT
- a CDS encoding type II toxin-antitoxin system PemK/MazF family toxin — protein: MKRTVRRGDIYYAKLDPHIGSEQGGTRPVLILSNDTGNRFSPTVIVAAITSRVRKKTKLPTHYYLEDVDGLPENSIILFEQVRTIDKSRLKEKVTQLDKQSMEKIVLPLFISMGAEKELKAERLTIKSQV
- a CDS encoding ECF-type sigma factor, encoding MVIDNQELYHVLITVDRLTLQIVLMKIQGYSTHEIARYLKITEKAIYRRMDRLKEKIKKYFNMRGN
- a CDS encoding ATP-binding protein, with the translated sequence MERLILRELLNWKNSPYRKPLILKGVRQVGKTWILKEFGKRYYENTAYFNFDENEEYKQFFETTKDVDRILQNLMLASGQKILPEKTLIIFDEVQDCPKVINSMKYFCENAPQYHIACAGSLLGIALTKPSPFPVGKVNFMQIDPMTFTEFLLANGDANLANYLETVNTIEPIPDALFNPLYEKMKMYYVTGGMPESVKMWTEARDVDAMQEALSGIIGAYERDFAKHPNISEFPKISMIWKSIPSQLARENKKFIYKVVKVGARAREYEDALQWLVDARLVHKIYRSTAPGLPIAAYDDLSAFKIYLVDVGLLRRLAQLAPTAFGEGNRLFTEFKGALTENFVLQTLITQFEVTPRYWTQTNPPYEVDFLIQRENDIFPVEVKSEANTTSRSLKKFKELFPDQVKLRVRFSLDNLKLDDDVLNIPLFMADQTDRLIGLAMEKRLR
- a CDS encoding DNA adenine methylase → MNQYNEISTLQYMGSKARIISHICDPIIKNKSIKTVVDLFAGTGSVGYALKSYKNVISNDIEYYAYIINQAILNGCNFSELEEASFWAVVEQKYTLLQEKVSTALFAEKTFFVDNVDYKLYQTFCEKTPSVFEPHSDDPRMKELTELVSHVIPGNEPALDFPCLFLTYFANAYFGIAQCCQIDALRSVIEQVMDKHTKNVLLTVLMSVMSTAASTTTHFAQFLKVKSKSTCNNLLTKRKINIIEECKVLMKEYRKSGLCSQNEYTTFDCYNLDFSECLDSIVLNKSTLVYADPPYFKEHYSRYYHVLNTLCLYDYPAMAINPQTHELSIGRYREDRRVSDFGKKAKALGAFETLITKCATAGTWLMISYSDNSIVDITDLQTLAEKQYDVLIEKVELSHSKQGRSSISKVDEYIFICRPKEFVHDVNEKLLVVKELKPIVDNPAGFMHNYMARKPYNVVSEIIKRFCPDNGCIYDPMFGSGTTIIEASKLGRKAIGTDINLLAYKLCKTSLSKWDLNQVEIEIDSFCEEVRSACNPLYMFVEEDENRILERCHFDRHGAELVPTMYWYKLQKKGKLTGRKKAVASNEFIVQYKMFKHNDKQNIDDQALIPNSRIAIKPNATVYSYFCNRNLVAIDRIIGILHSHQNSYCYDILELLVSSAINLIKLSDKKASSQMPYWLPQKDVTSRNAVMIIEQKATAFKEGLKYLSEKCKSFVDEKNIVLKNMPAQNISIDLLPNESVDLILTDPPYTDQVPYLEYNQLWYKVMGWQGFTDESLEDELVVSDAPSRNKNGDDFNRVFEAILSRISPALKTNGYFIMFYHSFDLKSWSDILKTMQEHGLAYCGQIPSATPRKSFKTIMTPKGTLNGNYIVVFQKRAISEAPQFNGTIDEAKKLAVECAKRIITERKEVTSQDLYDCGMLKESFERGYLQILSTKYKSFVDVINDCFVFQDGLWRCK